GCCGTGGCGGATTCCGGAGGTCGACGACCTTCCCGACCTGCGGGTCGCCTTCGCCACGGAACCCAACGCGCCGGACGGCTCCGGCGAGTTCTGGCCATACCTGCGTGATCCCGAGACGCTGGCCAGGCCGTGGGCGATCCCGGGAACCGCAGGGCTGCAACATCGCATCGGCGGCTTGGAGAAGTCCGACGGTCGGGGTGACATCTCCTACTCCCCCGAGAACCACGACCGCATGGTTCGCCTGCGACAGGCCAAGATCGATGGCATCACCGTGCCCGATCTGTCGGTAGACGATCCGGACGGGCAGGCGAGAGTGCTCGTACTCGGGTGGGGTTCGACCTTCGGTCCGATCGGTGCGGCCTGCCGTCGGGTGCGGGCGGCGGGTCTGTCGATCGCCTCGGCTCATCTGCGTCATCTCAACCCGATGCCGGGCAATCTCGGCGAGGTGCTGGCCCGCTACGACCGGGTGGTCGTTCCCGAGATGAACCTGGGTCAACTGGCCATGTTGATCCGGGCCCGCCATCTGGTGGACGTGATCAGTCACACGAAGGTCGCCGGGCTGCCGTTCAAGGCAGAGGAGCTGCAAGACGTGCTGACCGATGTCATCGGCCGGGTCGACACATGACCTCCGGCCTCGCCCGTGGCGACGCCGAGGGCACGGCGACCGCCTCGATCCGATGGACGACACGGCATCGCGCCGGACACCTGCTTTCGAGGAGGACGACAGATGACGGCTGTTGAGCTAGGGCTGCCGCTGATCGGCGGGACCGCAGGGGTTCCGCGAACCGAGGAGAAGCAGACGGCGAAGGGCTTCACCTCCGACCAGGAGGTGCGGTGGTGTCCCGGCTGCGGCGACTACGCCGTGTTGGCGGCCGTGCGGTCCTTCCTGCCCGAATTGGGGCTGCGCCAGGAGAACATCGTCTTCGTGTCGGGGATCGGGTGTTCCTCGCGGTTCCCGTACTACCTGAACACCTACGGCATGCACTCGATTCACGGTCGCGCACCGGCGATCGCCACCGGTCTGGCCACATCGCGGCCCGACCTCTCCGTGTGGGTGGTCACCGGGGACGGCGATGCCCTGTCCATCGGCGGCAACCACCTGGTGCACACGCTGCGGCGCAACGTGAACCTGAAGATCCTGCTGTTCAACAACCGGATCTACGGGCTCACCAAGGGCCAGTACTCGCCGACCTCGGAGGTCGGCAAGGTCACCAAATCGACGCCTGCCGGTTCGCTGGACAACCCGTTCAACCCGGTGTCGCTGGCTCTCGGCGCCGAGGCCACCTTCGTGGCCAGGGCGCTGGACTCGGACCGCAAGCAGCTCACCGAGGTGCTGCGCGCGGCGGCGGAGCATCGCGGCACGGCACTGGTGGAGATCTACCAGAACTGCCCGATCTTCAACGACGACGCCTTCGACGTGCTCAAGCAACCGGGCGAGCGGGAACGGCGAATCATCGGACTCCGACACGGCGAACCCATCGTGTTCGGCGCCGAAGGCGAATACGCGGTGGTGACCGACGGTTTCGGGCTCCGGGTGGCCGCGACCTCGGAGGTGGACCGGGACGCGATCGTGGTGCATGACGCGACCCGGTCCGATCCCGGTTATGCCTTCGCCCTGTCCCGGTTGGGCGGCCAGGATCTCGATCCGACCGTGACGGGGGTCTTCCGCGCGGTGGCCAGGCCGACCTACGACGATCTGGCCCGCGAGCAGGTCGCCGAGGCGACCGCCAAGCGGACCCCCGATCTGGGGAACCTGCTGCGCGGGAACGAGACCTGGACCGTCGTGGGTTGACGCTGCTTCGTTGAAGGCCGCAGCGGGGTCAGTGCCCGGTGGAACCGGATCTGCGGGTGTGCCAGGGCGCGAACCCGGCCCGCTGGGCATCGGCCTCGCTGCGGAACCACACCTGGGCCTTCGCCGTGGCGAACTGCGGCGACTGCTCGGTGTAGTAGGTACGGCTCTTGGCGTTGGCCTTGATCTGGTAGTCGGCGGTCGGCGCCGAACCGTCCGGCGCGGCGGGCGCGGACCCCGGACCGAATGGCTGGGCACCCTTCGGGGTCAGGGTCGCCGCGTCGAGCCGGTTGCCCTCCAGGTCCTGGATCGGGATCCATGGTTCCCGGCCGGGAGAGCTGGACGGGGTCGGCATGACCGGCTGGGCGATGGCGGGTATCGACCCGGCCGGGAGGGCCGGTCGCGGCGGCGGACCAGCCTGGCTGCCTGCCTGGCCTCGGCCCGCGAACCACACGAACTCGGCCGCTCCGCCGCTGGGTGCCGGGCCGGGGGCGACGTTGTCCGCCTCCAGCACCGGTTCGAACAGCGACCTGGACCGTTCGCCGCCGGTGTCCTCGGCGTCGGCCGCGTCGGCCGCCGACGGGGTGGCGTCGCCGAGTTCCAGATCGTCGAGCGGATCGGTGCGCCGGGCGAGGGCGGCAGAGGCAGGCCGGGCCGTTGCCCGATCGGCGACGTGCGGGATACCGCCTGCGGTCCGACGCCGGTCCGCCTGGTC
This Actinoalloteichus hymeniacidonis DNA region includes the following protein-coding sequences:
- a CDS encoding 2-oxoacid:ferredoxin oxidoreductase subunit beta is translated as MTAVELGLPLIGGTAGVPRTEEKQTAKGFTSDQEVRWCPGCGDYAVLAAVRSFLPELGLRQENIVFVSGIGCSSRFPYYLNTYGMHSIHGRAPAIATGLATSRPDLSVWVVTGDGDALSIGGNHLVHTLRRNVNLKILLFNNRIYGLTKGQYSPTSEVGKVTKSTPAGSLDNPFNPVSLALGAEATFVARALDSDRKQLTEVLRAAAEHRGTALVEIYQNCPIFNDDAFDVLKQPGERERRIIGLRHGEPIVFGAEGEYAVVTDGFGLRVAATSEVDRDAIVVHDATRSDPGYAFALSRLGGQDLDPTVTGVFRAVARPTYDDLAREQVAEATAKRTPDLGNLLRGNETWTVVG